A genomic stretch from Arachis stenosperma cultivar V10309 chromosome 3, arast.V10309.gnm1.PFL2, whole genome shotgun sequence includes:
- the LOC130970536 gene encoding uncharacterized protein LOC130970536 has translation MPSTHESEVPAAMILLIWCVMDGRDLYLPRLIRKYMSRVHVKGTLAFPYLIIQTARRAEVPWEPEDERPPIADCKKVIPHNKRFGPLGHRPPITAPTEAATSSAAPTAPPTLAAPSSTQPFYHLVQRLFERIDQMERRNQRRYEQSKRRNKRRYAHLKLIMTTGRTDIPSEPNTPLSTLRRRTSRRRHSRRTSRRHNMRRLSLSI, from the coding sequence ATGCCTAGTACTCACGAGTCAGAAGTGCCAGCGGCTATGATCCTTCTTATTTGGTGTGTCATGGACGGAAGAGACCTATACCTCCCACGACTCATTAGGAAGTATATGTCTAGAGTTCACGTCAAGGGCACATTGGCATTTCCTTATTTGATCATTCAAACGGCTCGTCGAGCTGAAGTGCCTTGGGAGCCAGAGGATGAGAGACCACCGATTGCCGATTGCAAGAAGGTTATTCCGCACAACAAGCGGTTTGGCCCTCTAGGCCACAGACCACCTATTACTGctcccactgaagcagccacaTCCTCAGCAGCACCTACAGCACCACCTACTTTAGCAGCACCATCATCCACTCAGCCATTTTACCACCTTGTGCAGCGCCTTTTTGAGCGTATTGATCAGATGGAACGCCGCAATCAGCGACGCTATGAGCAGTCGAAGCGTCGCAACAAGCGACGCTATGCCCATCTGAAGTTGATTATGACTACTGGACGTACTGACATCCCCTCTGAACCTAACACACCCCTGAGCACTCTGAGGAGGAGGACCAGCAGGAGGAGGCATAGCAGAAGGACCAGTAGGAGGCACAACATGAGGAGACTCAGCCTGAGCATCTGA